One genomic segment of Bremerella alba includes these proteins:
- a CDS encoding DUF1552 domain-containing protein: MKMQPTRRHFLKGLGLAVALPAMESLIPATAQAASQTATTAAGDPLRSAFLYVPNGVHVGKWFPEGAGKDYKLNETMKPLEKMRGEFQIVSGLAHEHGFANGDGAGDHARAHATYLTGARPKKTAGSDIELGISIDQEMARHLGNETRLPSLELSCDGARKSGSCDSGYSCAYQFNLSWRGANTPMAAESNPRLVFERLFGRGSGDERQRNFDQRMTERRSVLDFVMGETKSMSKQLGRNDVRKMDEYLTGVREIEQRIQNAEKFRDLPETEMDAPSGIPKDYADHIRMMFDLLALSFQTDSTRVASFMLAHDGSNRNFRDIGVSEGHHSLSHHRENQEMKDKIAKIDLFYVTQFSYFLEKLKTLKDPSGASVLDNSMIVYGSGLSDGNRHRHDNLPIILAGKGGGSLETNRHVQLDAKQRTPMANLFVSMMDKMGIQDPDFGDSTGPLSVI, translated from the coding sequence ATGAAAATGCAACCTACCCGCCGCCATTTCCTCAAGGGACTCGGCCTGGCAGTTGCTTTGCCTGCCATGGAAAGCCTGATCCCGGCCACCGCCCAGGCTGCCAGCCAAACGGCAACCACCGCGGCCGGCGACCCTTTGCGATCGGCCTTCCTGTATGTGCCCAACGGGGTGCATGTTGGCAAATGGTTCCCAGAGGGAGCCGGCAAGGACTATAAACTCAACGAGACCATGAAGCCGCTGGAGAAAATGCGTGGCGAGTTCCAGATTGTTAGCGGTCTGGCTCACGAACATGGGTTTGCCAACGGCGATGGTGCCGGCGACCATGCCCGAGCACACGCCACCTATCTCACAGGAGCACGCCCCAAGAAGACCGCGGGTTCCGACATCGAACTGGGCATCTCCATCGACCAGGAAATGGCCAGGCACCTCGGCAACGAAACCCGCTTGCCGTCGCTGGAACTTTCGTGCGATGGGGCACGCAAATCTGGCTCGTGCGACTCTGGCTATTCGTGTGCCTACCAGTTCAACCTCTCGTGGCGCGGTGCCAACACGCCCATGGCTGCCGAATCGAATCCACGTCTGGTCTTCGAGCGACTGTTTGGTCGCGGTAGCGGCGACGAGCGACAACGCAACTTCGACCAGCGCATGACCGAACGACGTTCGGTGCTCGACTTCGTGATGGGCGAAACAAAATCGATGTCGAAGCAGCTTGGCCGCAACGACGTGCGAAAGATGGACGAATACCTGACCGGTGTTCGCGAGATTGAACAGCGGATTCAAAACGCCGAGAAGTTCCGCGATCTTCCTGAAACCGAGATGGATGCCCCCAGCGGAATTCCAAAGGACTATGCCGATCACATTCGGATGATGTTCGATCTGCTCGCCCTCTCGTTCCAGACCGACTCGACGCGTGTTGCCTCGTTCATGCTCGCCCACGACGGCAGCAATCGCAACTTCCGCGATATTGGTGTTTCCGAAGGCCATCACAGCTTGTCTCACCATCGAGAAAACCAGGAGATGAAGGACAAGATCGCCAAGATCGATCTCTTCTACGTCACCCAGTTCTCCTACTTCTTAGAGAAGCTCAAAACGCTGAAAGATCCGTCTGGTGCCTCGGTGCTGGACAACTCGATGATCGTTTACGGCAGCGGTTTGTCCGATGGCAATCGCCATCGTCACGATAACCTGCCAATCATCCTGGCCGGTAAAGGTGGTGGCTCTCTGGAAACCAATCGCCACGTGCAGCTCGATGCCAAGCAGCGTACGCCGATGGCCAACCTGTTCGTTTCGATGATGGACAAGATGGGCATCCAAGACCCTGACTTCGGCGACTCAACCGGCCCACTCAGCGTCATCTAA
- a CDS encoding ABC transporter permease has product MSEDRFSWRTIVLPLLVLVLTIGLWQGLILVSGLEPYILPGPWDVGKTMWLRGGSLFLYSLRTGLVAISGFLISVLLGVSVSLLFSQSAIIRQSGYPYAIFFQTVPIVAVAPLVIAIFGYGVLSVIVVTTMISLFPIITSTTTGLITVDRGLLDLFRLNNATRWQVLWKLQFPGAIRYLLTGMKTSAGLAVVGAIVGEFFAGHSSGHQGLGYFILVSQNQINTTSLFAGTICSTLLGVVVFATISLLSRLLLRRWVGEGSP; this is encoded by the coding sequence ATGAGCGAAGACCGTTTCAGTTGGCGAACTATCGTGCTGCCGTTGTTGGTGTTGGTGCTGACGATTGGCCTGTGGCAAGGGCTGATTTTGGTCAGCGGGCTCGAGCCGTACATCTTGCCGGGGCCTTGGGATGTCGGCAAAACGATGTGGCTGCGCGGCGGCTCACTGTTTTTGTATTCGTTGCGTACGGGGTTGGTTGCGATCAGTGGGTTTCTCATTTCGGTGCTCTTGGGCGTGAGTGTGTCGTTGCTGTTTTCGCAATCTGCGATCATTCGCCAAAGCGGGTACCCTTACGCGATCTTCTTTCAGACGGTGCCGATCGTCGCCGTCGCGCCGCTGGTGATCGCCATCTTTGGGTATGGCGTGTTGAGTGTGATCGTGGTGACGACAATGATCAGCTTGTTTCCCATCATCACCAGCACGACCACCGGGCTGATTACCGTCGATCGGGGGCTGCTGGATCTGTTTCGTTTGAACAACGCCACGCGGTGGCAGGTACTGTGGAAGCTGCAATTTCCGGGGGCGATTCGCTATCTGTTGACCGGCATGAAAACGAGCGCCGGACTGGCCGTGGTCGGGGCGATCGTGGGGGAGTTCTTCGCAGGACATTCGAGTGGGCATCAAGGGCTGGGTTACTTTATTCTCGTATCGCAAAATCAAATTAACACGACGAGCCTGTTCGCCGGGACGATTTGCAGTACGCTGTTGGGTGTCGTCGTTTTTGCCACGATTTCACTGCTGAGCCGTTTGCTGCTGCGGCGGTGGGTAGGGGAGGGATCACCGTGA
- a CDS encoding ABC transporter substrate-binding protein — MLLLGLLLLVIAAGIGCQEKDDTYHTGPRDNDPAARTDVKLALNWFPEAEHGGFYAAKLKGYFAEEGLNVEILPGGPGSPVIQQVARGTIEFGVATADQIPLGRAQGANVVATFAAIDQSPRCFLVHQESGIETLEELKDVTLAMNSGRAFSEYLKKHVPLENVRIVPYDGSIAAFLRDQKFAQQGYVFSEPFLAKQQGANVRVLPIREIGYNPYASLLFTSDKLKGEHPELVAKMTRACRKGWQDYLSEPLETNKHLQSLNPELTPGVLEFGVKAIVPLTTVEQERFGQMQLDRWKTLVEQLVEIGLIEKDVVKPEDCFFEAS; from the coding sequence ATGCTTCTGCTAGGTCTACTATTGTTGGTCATCGCTGCGGGCATTGGCTGCCAGGAGAAAGACGATACCTACCATACCGGCCCGCGTGATAACGACCCTGCCGCGCGAACCGACGTGAAGCTGGCCCTCAATTGGTTTCCTGAAGCCGAGCATGGGGGTTTCTATGCGGCGAAGTTGAAAGGGTATTTCGCTGAGGAAGGGCTCAATGTCGAGATCCTCCCCGGCGGACCAGGCTCTCCGGTGATTCAACAAGTGGCTCGCGGTACCATCGAATTTGGGGTTGCCACGGCCGATCAAATTCCGCTCGGTCGCGCTCAGGGAGCCAACGTCGTTGCCACGTTTGCGGCCATCGATCAAAGCCCTCGCTGCTTTCTCGTGCATCAAGAGTCAGGCATCGAGACGTTGGAAGAACTTAAAGACGTGACACTGGCAATGAACAGCGGTCGGGCATTTTCGGAGTATCTCAAAAAGCATGTTCCTTTGGAAAATGTGCGGATCGTACCCTACGACGGCAGCATCGCCGCGTTCCTGCGCGATCAAAAATTTGCCCAGCAAGGCTACGTGTTCAGCGAACCGTTTCTGGCCAAGCAGCAAGGGGCCAACGTGCGGGTGCTTCCGATTCGAGAGATCGGTTACAACCCTTACGCCAGTCTTTTGTTTACCTCGGACAAGCTCAAAGGCGAGCATCCAGAGCTAGTTGCCAAGATGACGCGAGCTTGCCGCAAGGGATGGCAAGACTATCTAAGCGAGCCTCTGGAAACCAACAAGCATCTGCAATCGCTTAATCCCGAGCTCACCCCTGGTGTGCTAGAGTTCGGCGTCAAGGCGATCGTCCCTTTGACCACGGTCGAGCAAGAACGCTTCGGGCAGATGCAACTCGATCGCTGGAAAACGCTCGTCGAGCAACTGGTCGAGATAGGGCTTATCGAGAAAGACGTTGTGAAACCTGAAGACTGTTTTTTCGAGGCATCATGA
- a CDS encoding ABC transporter ATP-binding protein: protein MSAIEFRQLEKRFSPGSVVLSVDSLDIGAGQFVSLVGPSGCGKSTLLRLVANLDQPTSGDLRLTDAAASERAFVFQDANLIPWRTASENIQLPLELRRRLTPEDRSAIDAVIGMVGLRAEDSRKFPRMLSGGMRMRVSLARALVTQPNILLMDEPFAALDDLLRNQLNEQILDLWQRQKWTALFVTHNVAEAVFLSQRILVMHAQPGRIVADMPVPFDYPRHGQLRSDPDFARFCGEVMGKLAGVAAV from the coding sequence GTGTCCGCCATTGAATTTCGTCAACTTGAGAAACGCTTTTCGCCGGGCTCGGTTGTCCTTTCTGTCGATTCGCTTGATATCGGGGCTGGACAATTTGTATCCCTTGTCGGACCTTCAGGTTGTGGCAAGTCGACCCTATTGCGATTGGTCGCCAATTTGGACCAGCCAACAAGCGGCGACCTGAGGTTAACCGACGCCGCTGCCAGCGAGCGAGCCTTCGTGTTTCAAGACGCGAACCTTATCCCCTGGAGGACGGCCTCGGAGAACATTCAGTTACCATTGGAACTCCGTCGGCGGCTGACGCCTGAGGATCGAAGTGCCATTGATGCCGTGATTGGCATGGTCGGTTTGCGAGCGGAAGATTCTCGGAAATTTCCGAGAATGCTTTCCGGCGGGATGCGAATGCGGGTATCGCTGGCCCGGGCTTTGGTCACCCAGCCGAATATCTTGCTCATGGATGAACCCTTTGCCGCGCTCGACGATCTGCTTCGCAATCAACTCAACGAACAAATTCTGGACCTCTGGCAGCGACAAAAATGGACAGCTTTGTTCGTGACGCATAACGTCGCTGAGGCTGTCTTCTTAAGCCAGCGGATCTTGGTTATGCATGCTCAGCCGGGTCGGATTGTGGCCGATATGCCGGTACCATTCGACTATCCCCGCCACGGCCAACTACGCAGCGATCCGGACTTCGCACGGTTTTGTGGCGAAGTCATGGGTAAACTCGCAGGAGTGGCTGCGGTATGA
- a CDS encoding DUF1592 domain-containing protein, with translation MADETKQPTVDFSQVQPVLENYCYGCHGYGAEEGGVVLDTLHENPQASQETWLAVWRNLRAQTMPPSAEDQPSPEESELVGKWIQSSVFRLDANRPDPGRVTIRRMNRDEYRYTIEDLFGYRYKVDENFPPDDTGYGFDTIGDVLSMSPLMTEKYFDAAQEIVREVVPTNGKHDSKYKRIFFDGPPPEGEKEREAYARKILKRFSSKAFRRPVSEDTLNRLVGIQQHISSLPNRTFEHGVAQAIAAMLISPQFLFRAEIQPEPNNPGKIVNVDEYALASRLSYFLWSSLPDDELSKLAAEGKLRENLHAQVDRMLDDPKSERFIGRFVGQWLQAQDVESLSIDARRALGIRDLGDSLRVFSKTVRRAMREETEMLFEYVLKEDRPVGELLTANYTFLNEPLAKFYGLEGIKDLDKRTMKKVDLPKDSKRGGILTQGTFLVVTSNPTRTSPVKRGLFILDNILGTPAPPAPPDIPALEEVRKRGKKLTMREQMELHRSEALCKSCHARMDPLGFSLEKFTYIGQFQNEDDGQPIETAGKLITGEKFNDVQELSQILANERKVDFYRCLTEKMLTYALGRGLEYYDTPTVDIIVDDMLANDGKLRRMIHTLVDSAPFQKRRGDGNLLSSAN, from the coding sequence ATGGCCGATGAGACGAAACAGCCCACCGTAGACTTCTCCCAGGTTCAACCGGTCTTAGAGAACTACTGCTATGGCTGCCATGGATATGGTGCCGAGGAAGGTGGCGTTGTTCTCGATACGCTGCACGAGAACCCCCAAGCCTCTCAAGAGACTTGGCTGGCTGTTTGGCGAAATTTGCGGGCCCAAACCATGCCGCCTTCTGCAGAAGACCAACCTTCTCCGGAAGAAAGCGAACTGGTCGGAAAGTGGATTCAATCGAGCGTCTTTCGGCTCGACGCCAACCGTCCCGACCCCGGTCGCGTGACGATCCGTCGGATGAACCGGGACGAGTACCGCTATACGATCGAAGACCTCTTCGGCTACCGCTACAAGGTCGACGAAAACTTTCCACCGGACGACACCGGTTATGGTTTCGACACGATCGGTGATGTTCTTTCGATGTCGCCGCTGATGACCGAGAAATACTTTGATGCCGCCCAAGAGATCGTCCGAGAAGTCGTTCCGACCAACGGCAAGCACGACTCTAAATACAAACGCATCTTCTTCGACGGACCACCGCCGGAAGGAGAGAAGGAACGGGAAGCGTATGCCCGAAAGATCCTAAAACGTTTCAGCTCGAAGGCCTTCCGCCGACCGGTTTCCGAAGACACCCTCAACCGTTTGGTAGGCATTCAGCAGCACATCAGCTCGTTGCCAAACCGGACGTTCGAGCATGGTGTTGCCCAGGCCATTGCTGCCATGTTGATCTCGCCGCAGTTCCTGTTCCGGGCAGAAATTCAGCCTGAACCGAACAACCCTGGCAAGATTGTGAACGTCGACGAGTACGCGCTGGCTTCGCGTCTCTCCTACTTCCTGTGGAGTTCGCTGCCGGACGATGAACTTAGCAAGTTGGCCGCCGAAGGAAAGCTGCGAGAAAACCTGCACGCTCAGGTCGATCGGATGCTCGACGACCCCAAGTCCGAGCGTTTCATCGGGCGTTTCGTCGGACAGTGGCTGCAAGCCCAAGACGTCGAATCGCTGAGCATCGACGCTCGCCGTGCGTTGGGCATTCGTGACCTTGGCGATTCGCTTCGCGTGTTCAGCAAGACCGTCCGCCGCGCCATGCGGGAAGAAACGGAAATGCTGTTCGAGTACGTGCTCAAAGAAGATCGCCCGGTCGGCGAACTGCTGACCGCGAACTATACCTTTCTCAACGAGCCGTTGGCGAAGTTCTATGGTTTAGAAGGAATCAAAGATCTCGACAAACGCACTATGAAGAAGGTTGATTTGCCTAAGGACAGCAAGCGAGGTGGCATCCTGACGCAGGGTACCTTCCTGGTGGTCACCTCCAACCCAACGCGAACTTCCCCGGTTAAACGTGGGCTGTTCATCCTCGATAACATCCTCGGCACGCCGGCTCCTCCGGCACCGCCTGATATTCCAGCTTTGGAAGAAGTTCGCAAGCGTGGGAAGAAACTGACCATGCGCGAACAAATGGAGCTTCACCGGAGCGAAGCTTTGTGCAAGTCATGCCATGCTCGGATGGATCCACTGGGTTTTTCGCTCGAGAAGTTCACATATATCGGCCAGTTCCAAAACGAAGACGATGGCCAGCCGATCGAGACTGCCGGCAAGTTGATCACCGGCGAAAAGTTCAACGATGTTCAGGAACTTTCGCAGATCCTGGCCAACGAGCGAAAAGTAGATTTTTATCGCTGCTTGACCGAAAAGATGCTCACCTACGCGTTAGGGCGGGGTTTAGAGTATTACGACACCCCCACCGTAGACATCATCGTGGACGACATGCTTGCCAACGACGGCAAACTGCGTCGCATGATCCATACCCTTGTCGACAGCGCCCCTTTCCAGAAGCGTCGTGGCGATGGCAACTTGTTGTCCTCCGCCAATTGA